The Poriferisphaera corsica DNA segment GGTATCGCCCCTTTTGTCAGACCGGTCCACCATGCTTCACTATTTGGCCATACCCACCTCACATGCGGTAACCCCCATCCGTAACTTTCAAATAACCCATTTTTTGTGATCAGCATGATCACCATCCCACCGATAAATACCATCAACATTATCGGCAGCCACCTGACCCGAATCAATAAAATGAGCCCCGCCACCACGAAGGCTGTCATCCACCCATCTATTGCTTGGATAGGCAGTATCCAAATCATCATAACACCTTTGATTGCTAGTTTTACGCCGACCCCCAACTGTATACCTCTCACAATTGCCTTCGGCACACGTCCTGTCACCCAGTCAACGCCGCCGCCCAACGCCATGACAAAGAGTATGACCCCCATCAACATCCCTGCTGCCGCAATCTCGCCAACCCCTAACCCTTCTGCGATCGCAACCGCTGCGATCGCTTTCATCGGTTGTACCGGAATTGGCTGCCTGAAATACCATCCTGTTGCAACATTCATTAGCCCCGCAAACAAAAACACCACTGCGATATCAAGCCCACATATCAACGACATTGATACCGCCAATGGCAAAAATGTGCCCAGATCACCTAACGACCCCGACAACTCCCTAAAATTATACCGGTTTTTGTCTGATTCCCCACTCGCATGTTCATCAATACTGATCGTTTGCTCATCAGTAATTAATCTCATCATGAATCACCATTTATCTATGAATTAGGCTATTTACTTGTCCTCACGCAAATACTCGCCCGATTTTCCGCCCCGCTTTTCAAGCAGCTTCACCTCACCGATCACCATCTCCCGATCAATCGCCTTGCCCATATCGTAGATCGTCAGCCCCGCAATCATCACTGCCGTCATTGCCTCCATCTCAACCCCTGTCTTCGCACATGCTTTCGCTTTTGCTGTAATCGAAAATCGATCATCTAATATCTCAATCGTCACCTCCACGCAATCCAGCGGCAGCACATGGCACAACGGCACAAGTCGTCCCGTTTCCTTCGCGCCCATCATCCCCGCTAGCCTCGCCACCTCAACAACATGACCCTTCTTCACCGACCCTTCTTTAACAGCATCCAAATACGCCCGCCCGCATTTCACCTCCCCATACGCCACCGCCTCACGTTCATTCACCTCTTTTCCCCCAACATCCACCATCACTGCTCGTCCTTGCTCATTCAAATGCGTCAATTGCTGATTATTCATACCGCGATCATATCCTCTCTAAGCCACACTGCGATTAGGCATCCCCCCATTCCTATTTCTATCTCCCTTCACGTCTCAACACCACATCGTTGTTGTCATCACATTTCACCCCCCGCTGATCATCGCCACCAGCCCGACCTCATCACCTTCATGTATCACCCGATTGCCCAGAGCGTATTGATGATTCACCGCCACTCGGCTTGTATCTAGCACGTCTCTTATCTGCGGATACTTGGCCGCCAACATTTCAATTAATTCCTCGCATCTCATTTCTCTCCTATTCGTCTCAATACGCAAAATTTCCTCGCCTCCCATTGCCTCAACATGTGGTCCGAACAGCCTGACATCAATCTTCATAATACTTTCCCTTCAATTTCGCCCATGACATCACTATGCTCAATCCTAACCAGCCCGAGCAAAGATACCATGCTGATTCTCCCCACCTTCAGCAACTGTATATTTATCTACTCAATACCTGTTGATTGTGATGTCCAAATATTCGTTTAAGTTGGCCGTTGTCGGCGCAAGCATAAAAACGCAAGATACATCGCCGCTCTACAAATGATCTCAACATCCACACGGACGTATCCACATGCAAGATATTGATGGCATACTGGTAATCCATGACTACAATCAACATGTTCACGAAACCATGCACTCATACGTAACGATTCCCGGTGGCAACAATATTCCCAACCCTTTGCTCGTTCTCTCAAGGCGTACCTCAACTCACCCAGCCGTAACACCGTGATATCTTCTCCGGGTATACTGGCCTACGTGAACTGCAAGCCGAAGCGGCGCTAAAGCGTTCCATCGTTTATGCAAACCTATAGATGTTCAAAACGAACTTCCCATTGCCGCTTCATTAACAGGAACACAAGCATCATGAAACAAATCTTCTGTCTGGGCAACTCCTCTGTAAAAATGGGCGATACCGAAATCCCCGAAATTCTAAACGATCAAGTCCTTATCAAGACCGCCGTCTCCGCACTCTGTGGCTCAGAACTCCACGGCTATCGTAATGATGGCTTCGGCAACGGAAACAATGGCCATGAAGCTGCCGGCACCATCGTCAAAGTCGGCGATGAAATCAAGCACCTCAAAGAAGGTATGCGCGTCGGCGTTTCCGCTGTTCACGGCTGCGGCACTTGTGAACAATGCAAACACGGCCGTTACACATGGTGTGAAAACGGCTTCGACTACACAGGCAACATGCACTCCGAATACTTCGCCATCCCCGCGCTCGCCTGTCATGTCATCCCCGATGACGTCCCTTGGCCCGTCGCTGTCCTTATCTCCGGTGACGGCCTCGGTGTCCCATTCCACACTTCAACAAAAATTCCCGCCGACACTAAAACCGTCGCCGTCTTCGGCCTCGGCCCCATCGGGCTTGGCAATGTGATGCTCCAAGCCTCTCTCGGCCGCACCGTCATCGGTATCGATCTGGCGCAAGATCGCCTCAATATCGCCAAATCACTCGGCGCCGCACACATCATCAACGCGACCACAGACGTTGTTGAACAAATCAAAGGGCTTACCGATGGCAAAGGTGCTGATGTCTGTATCGAAGCGGCCGGCATCCCCATTACCGCGCAACAATGCTTCCCCGCAACACGCACCGCAGGCACCGTCATCTTTAATGGTGAACAACCTTCCGTAGAGCTATCGCCCAGTGAAGATTTCATTCGCCGCGATATCACCGCCATGGGCGCATGGTTCTATCACTTCCACGAGTTCACCGACATGCTCAAGCTTTATCGCCTCGGCTTCCCCATTGAATCACTCGTTACACACATCTATCCCCCGGAACATGCTGACGTCGCCTTTAAAATGATGGCTTCCGGCCATACCGGTAAAGTACTTATCGATTATGCCGCAACTGAGCCACTCATTAAAACGGATATGCATCTTCAAGCAATAGAAGCCTAACCAAGAAATAGATAATCTGCCATTGACATCAAATCAAGAGCAACGCTGAGTTTTTATTCAACGCGCTTTTTATGTTGCATATTGATCACCCATCACTTACGCATTGCGGAAGCGTGTTTCGCGTGTTGGTTTGATGTGAGGGCAATCTTGATCATTGATTAGTCGATCCTTGACACGTTTGTGCTTTACTACCGTCACACCTATCCGGCAACACCGAAAGCCATGCGATCGACATGCTTGAGATTCATTCGCAGACGTAAAGCGCTTTTGTGCGCGCATAGAGTTGTGTGACGAAGCCGCGCAGCGCACACAAAATGGTCAATGCCTAAAAAAGTTACCCATTTCTCACCATTATTTGCCAGTTTTTGATCAATTCTTCTTAAACATTGATCAGAGTTGAAGGTTTTCTCAAGTTTGAGAAAGTTCAGTGTTTTCAGACGTAAGAAATGAATGAAAAGTCACTTATAAAAATATATGACGCATTTGTGCGCATCTTCATGTTTGATTTGTTGTTGTTACTGTGCGCAAAAACGCGCCGCGCGATAAGCGTTTTTGTCAATTCTAATCGTGAAATAGTCAAGTTGTCTACATACCGATCTATTCAGATATCGGCTGAAGAGTTGCGATGACACGGAAAGCGCCCCGTGTTGGTTCGTTTGGATTCGCCCCGCGTCTTGCTGCTGGATCAATATTCTGAATACCATCATTAAAATTGCCACCGCGTTGAACGCGAGCCGATCCACTTTTAGGGCCGGTCGGATTGATAATCGTAAATTCCTCTGTAGTCGGAGTATACGGCCCATAAAAATCCAATACCCATTCCGATTCATTACCTCGCATGTCGTAGAGACCCAATGCATTGGCATTTTTTGTCGCAACTTCATGTACGCGTCCACCGCTATTCACTGCATACCATGATTGGCTGTCATTGATTTGGCGATTCAGATTTTCGGACTGCTCGCCAGCGCGGCAAGCATATTCCCATTCTGCTTCGGTAGGTAGGCGATATACTAACTTATTGTTAGATAAGCTGTTAAGCCAATCGCAATAAGC contains these protein-coding regions:
- a CDS encoding putative sulfate/molybdate transporter, translating into MRLITDEQTISIDEHASGESDKNRYNFRELSGSLGDLGTFLPLAVSMSLICGLDIAVVFLFAGLMNVATGWYFRQPIPVQPMKAIAAVAIAEGLGVGEIAAAGMLMGVILFVMALGGGVDWVTGRVPKAIVRGIQLGVGVKLAIKGVMMIWILPIQAIDGWMTAFVVAGLILLIRVRWLPIMLMVFIGGMVIMLITKNGLFESYGWGLPHVRWVWPNSEAWWTGLTKGAIPQLPLTLLNSVIAVCALSADYYPGKRISEKKMAMSVGLMNLVCVPFGGMPACHGSGGLAAQYRFGARTGGSVIMLGGLKILAAVTLGSVLMGFVQAYPVSILAVALVYAGMALAWTAKDAMKRRLIAATMATGLIIVAYGTLWGVLGGFVVYGVTEWLLSRKK
- the moaC gene encoding cyclic pyranopterin monophosphate synthase MoaC — protein: MNNQQLTHLNEQGRAVMVDVGGKEVNEREAVAYGEVKCGRAYLDAVKEGSVKKGHVVEVARLAGMMGAKETGRLVPLCHVLPLDCVEVTIEILDDRFSITAKAKACAKTGVEMEAMTAVMIAGLTIYDMGKAIDREMVIGEVKLLEKRGGKSGEYLREDK
- a CDS encoding MoaD/ThiS family protein, with the protein product MKIDVRLFGPHVEAMGGEEILRIETNRREMRCEELIEMLAAKYPQIRDVLDTSRVAVNHQYALGNRVIHEGDEVGLVAMISGG
- a CDS encoding zinc-dependent alcohol dehydrogenase; the encoded protein is MKQIFCLGNSSVKMGDTEIPEILNDQVLIKTAVSALCGSELHGYRNDGFGNGNNGHEAAGTIVKVGDEIKHLKEGMRVGVSAVHGCGTCEQCKHGRYTWCENGFDYTGNMHSEYFAIPALACHVIPDDVPWPVAVLISGDGLGVPFHTSTKIPADTKTVAVFGLGPIGLGNVMLQASLGRTVIGIDLAQDRLNIAKSLGAAHIINATTDVVEQIKGLTDGKGADVCIEAAGIPITAQQCFPATRTAGTVIFNGEQPSVELSPSEDFIRRDITAMGAWFYHFHEFTDMLKLYRLGFPIESLVTHIYPPEHADVAFKMMASGHTGKVLIDYAATEPLIKTDMHLQAIEA